Genomic window (Mycoplasma sp. NEAQ87857):
TAATTTTATTTTCTGGTAAATCAATATCTAAATCCTCGTACAATATTTGTTTTCCAAAAGATTTGGAGATGTTTCTAAGTTTAATCATTGTTTCCTTCATTTAATAGATAACTATAGTATTTTTTACTAAGTTCATCTATTTGGTTTAGTTTACTTTTAATAATTTTCCTGAGTTTCCAAGTTTTAACAAAAAACGATAAAAAGAGCATTTTATTGCTCTTTTTTTAACTTTTTCAAAAATTTACATTGTAATTTACATTTTTTGAGTTTCTAATATCTTTTTGATAAGAGCAAAATCATTTAAATGTTGCGTATTATCTTTATTTTCTATTAATTTTTCAGTGATAATTTTTGAATTTACCACTTCAATATATTTATTAGCACTTAAAATTGCTTTTATTAATCTTGTGTTAGTAAATCTTTCGTTTTTAACACCTAATACAGGTTCTAAGTTTTTATTTACTAAAGTTAGTAAATATCTCATAAGAACTAATGATATAAAGCATAAAAGGAAATATCCTTCAATGTGTTTATCACTCCGCACATACACAGGTCTGATTCTTAAAGCGTTTTTTAATGTTCTAAAGTTTTCTTCAACTTGTCATTGTTTTGCATATAAATCAACAACATCTTGAACCGTGAGATCGTGTCTTGATGTTTCATAAGCGTATAAACCGTCAAACTTCTTATCTCTTTCGATTTTTTCATAATCTAACTTATATGAAGTTGTTTTACCATTTTCAATTTCTTTAAAGAATTTGTATTTTTTACCAGCAAGCAAATCAGCTTGAGCAACAATACCATTTTTAGCTTTTTTATTGAAATTATCAATAAGAATTTGTCTATCTTGTTTATCTTTTTTAGCACGTTTTTCACTATAAGTTATTATTCTACGTCTAGTTCTTCCATTTGGACGTTTTTTCTGTCATAGTGATTCATAAGCTTCTTCTTTGAATTTAAAATTATCTAAATCTACATATCCTTCAGGATCTTGAGCAAATAATTTAGTTCTTTTGGTAGCGATTTTTAATCTGTAAGAGATTATAAAATCTATATTATTTTGTTCTAGAAATCTGATGTTTTTATTGGTACTCATTCCTCTATCAGCAATTATTGTAACCATTCTAAGATTGTAAATTTTCTTAATTTCATTGATAAATGGAATGAAAGTGTTTGGGTCAGCTGTATTGCCTTTAAATAATTTGTAATGGATTGGAATACCATTTTCATCAGTGATTAAACCTACTACAATTTGATCTTCTTTGAATTTTCCATCTTTTGAATATCCAGGATGTTTAAGACCTAAACTTGTAAAAGTCTCAAAATATACAGTTGATGAATCAAATCACATAACATCAACAGATCTTAGGTTTTTAGAAATTAATGAATTATTGATGTTTTTTAAAATAGTTGTTTTATTATCTGAAAGATAATCTAAAGAGTTGTAGAATGTAGTCTTTTTTGAATCAAATTCTATTTCATAATCAGGAATACTTTCAAAAGTTTTAATAATACTTTGCTGTTTTAAGATACGTGTTGAAATTATAAATTTCAATATTTTTATTAATTCTTTTGATCTTGTTTCTTTAGTTTTCTCAAAAATATCCAAGTCATCGATTGTGTTAAATAAAACTTGATGACCATAATTAACAACTTTTGATTCAACAACTGAATTTTTAAGAACTTTATTTACTTCTTGCAAAATTTTATCTTTAGGCCATTCAGGATCTCAATTAACACAAGCTTCTTTTAAGAGATTAATTGGGTCTTTTGTAGATTTTTCTAATTTTTCTAAATTCCCCAAACCAATACTTCTCTTATAACCTCTAGCATGACCATTTGAGATAGCTGCTGTGATGTAGTATGTGTCTTTTCTTTTACTTCTAACAATAATTCACTTTTCTTTTTTCATACTCCTAATTATACCATAATTACAATGTAATTATGTGGAAAAAATAATTTTTTTACTATACGTAGTATAGTAAGTATGGAAAAGTGCTAAAAAATTGGCTAAAACTTGGAAACACAGGATTTAATAGATAACTATAGTATTTTTTACTAAGTTCATCTATTTGGTTTAGTTTACTTTTAATAATTTTATTAATTTTGTTTTTAAAGTCAGTGATATTATTGTTTTCTAGCACTAAATTTAATAACATCAATTGATTTATGTTTAAATTTTGTAAGCTATCATCAACTTGTAATTGTTTTTTAATTATATTAATAATATTTTTATCATTAATTTCTAAGATATTTATTAGGTTTAAAATATAAATATTTTCACTTAAAGGAAATTCTTTAGTTCTTTCATTTAATGATTTTGTAAATACAGATAAATTAGAATGACTAATATACACATTTTTAGCTAATTTAGACAAGTTATATAAAGCCAATACTAATCAGTATCAATTTGAAATTCTTATATCCATTTTTAATAAATTGTTTATATTTTTAGTTATTGCTTGAGCTTTATCTACCAATAAACTTGGTTTGATTTTTATTAAAGACATTATTAAATAATAATAATTTTTAGATATATCTTTTGTGAAGAAATTATTTAAATAATTATTAAGTGTATTTTCTAAATAGGGTGTTATTTTATTAATGTATTGTTTATCACTATAATTTAATAATATTGATAAGAAGCTATCTTTAGCATTAAATACAACTTCTTGGAAGTTTCTGTTAGAAATATAAAAATTAATTTTATCCTCTATTTCTTTTATTGGTAAATCACCATCAAAAGTTTCGATATACGCTTTAAATAACGAAATGCTATCTTTACTATTTCCTAATATTTGTCTAAGTTCTTTCAATAATGATTGATTATCGTTTAAAAAGTATTTAACATTTAAAATGTGTTCATCACTTAAATTGCTAACCTTTTTAGTATTAATAAGTTTATTTTTAAAACTATTTAATACGTTTGTAGGTATTGTATTAATGCTTTTTGTCAATCTTATATATGTCATATAATTATCAATATATTTATCATTAGCAGTATCAAAAATCAAGTCATATGAAGTTTTTGGACTATATCTTTGGATAAATTCATCTAATTGATATGTGTAAAAAAACATTAAAAACTCCAATTGTATAAGCAAAATTTATTTCATCATTATCATATACTTTAAAAACACTCTTATTTGCATCTCATAATTTATCAAAGTATTTAAAATACTCTTTTAATGCAGTTGTAGATATTCTATTAGCTATTATTTTTAAATAATATGGATAATCAAAATGATCTAATTTTTCTCATGATAAATCAATATTAATCTCATTTAATTTATTCAAAATCTTGTTATTTATTTTTCTATCTAGATCATATAAATTTGATAATAAGAATGAATCATTATTTTTAAAATGAAAGCTTGATATATAGTGTTTATCTTTGGTTTCAAAAGTATTATTTTCAATAAATTGTTTATACTGATTGCTTGTATTTTCTTTGTAATCAATTTGTTTTACATTAGATTTAAAAAAGTAATCTTTATTTTGGAATTTAGTATATAAAACTGTAGGAATTGAAATAGATAAAGTTAATACCAAACCTGCAATAATAAAATATTTTAATTTCTTATTTTTAAGCATATCCACCTTTATCTAAGTTAATTTTTTTAAATATCATTTTTCTCCTAAGTTATATTTA
Coding sequences:
- a CDS encoding IS1634 family transposase codes for the protein MKKEKWIIVRSKRKDTYYITAAISNGHARGYKRSIGLGNLEKLEKSTKDPINLLKEACVNWDPEWPKDKILQEVNKVLKNSVVESKVVNYGHQVLFNTIDDLDIFEKTKETRSKELIKILKFIISTRILKQQSIIKTFESIPDYEIEFDSKKTTFYNSLDYLSDNKTTILKNINNSLISKNLRSVDVMWFDSSTVYFETFTSLGLKHPGYSKDGKFKEDQIVVGLITDENGIPIHYKLFKGNTADPNTFIPFINEIKKIYNLRMVTIIADRGMSTNKNIRFLEQNNIDFIISYRLKIATKRTKLFAQDPEGYVDLDNFKFKEEAYESLWQKKRPNGRTRRRIITYSEKRAKKDKQDRQILIDNFNKKAKNGIVAQADLLAGKKYKFFKEIENGKTTSYKLDYEKIERDKKFDGLYAYETSRHDLTVQDVVDLYAKQWQVEENFRTLKNALRIRPVYVRSDKHIEGYFLLCFISLVLMRYLLTLVNKNLEPVLGVKNERFTNTRLIKAILSANKYIEVVNSKIITEKLIENKDNTQHLNDFALIKKILETQKM